One genomic segment of Anguilla anguilla isolate fAngAng1 chromosome 2, fAngAng1.pri, whole genome shotgun sequence includes these proteins:
- the pdpk1b gene encoding 3-phosphoinositide-dependent protein kinase 1 isoform X1 has translation MARTTSQIYDAVPIQSSVVVCSCPHPSMVVNHPDSSSPLAVPGASSSHCPSMEGPTTESRASPKTADKSAEPLPQSIQPRKKRPEDFKFGKILGEGSFSTVVLAREQSTGKEYAIKILEKRHIMKENKAQYVKRERDVMSILDHPFFVKLYFTFQDDEKLYFGLSYAKNGELLKYIRKIGSFDETCTRFYSAEIVCALEYLHAKGIIHRDLKPENILLSEDMHVQITDFGTAKQLPSDRNQARANSFVGTAQYVSPELLIERSACKSSDLWALGCIIYQLVAGLPPFRAGNEYLIFQKIIRLEYEFPEKFFPKAKDLVTQLLSLDPANRIGCEEMGGYDPLKAHPFFETISWENLDLQTPPKLTPYLPAMSEDDEDCYGNYDDLLSQFSSMQVAQSSSSHSLSVQESTPPQRSSSNIEQYIHDLDNNSFELDLQFSNEEKQLLLEKQSNGNPWHQFVENNLILKMGPVDKRKGLFARRRQLLLTEGPHLYYVDPVNKVLKGEIPWSPELRPEAKNFKTFFVHTPNRTYYLMDPSGNADKWCKKIQEVWRKIYHKHQNTGV, from the exons ATGGCAAGAACCACTAGTCAAATT tATGATGCTGTTCCCATTCAATCCAGCGTTGTCGTCTGTTCCTGCCCACATCCATCAATGGTAGTAAATCACCCAGACTCCAGCTCGCCGCTTGCTGTCCCGGGCGCAAGTAGCAGCCACTGTCCCAGCATGGAGGGCCCCACCACCGAGTCCAGGGCCTCCCCCAAGACTGCTGACAAGAGCGCCGAACCTCTGCCGCAGTCCATACAGCCGCGCAAGAAGAGGCCGGAGGACTTCAAATTTGGGAAGATTCTAGGAGAAGGCTCCTTCTCAACT GTTGTACTGGCAAGAGAACAGTCAACGGGAAAGGAATATGCAA TTAAAATCCTGGAGAAAAGGCATATCATGAAGGAGAACAAGGCGCAATATGTGAAAAGAGAACGAGATGTCATGTCCATCCTAGATCACCCATTCTTTGTCAAACTCTACTTCACATTTCAAGATGACGAGAAGCTGT ATTTTGGCCTTAGCTACGCTAAAAACGGAGAGCTGCTTAAATACATTCGCAAAATAGGTTCATTCGATGAAACGTGTACTAGATTCTACTCGGCTGAAATAGTTTGTGCACTTGAATATTTGCATGCAAAGGGGATAATTCACAG ggACCTTAAACCAGAGAATATTTTACTGAGTGAGGACATGCACGTCCAGATAACAGATTTTGGAACAGCAAAACAGCTGCCTTCCGATAGAAATCAAG CAAGAGCAAACTCGTTTGTAGGAACTGCACAGTACGTTTCCCCCGAACTGCTGATAGAGAGATCTGCCTGCAAAAG ctctGACCTCTGGGCCTTAGGTTGTATTATCTACCAGTTGGTGGCAGGCTTACCACCATTTAGAGCTGG GAATGAGTACCTAATATTTCAGAAGATAATAAGGCTGGAATATGAGTTCCCAGAGAAATTCTTCCCTAAAGCAAAGGATCTTGTCACTCAGCTTTTG TCCTTGGACCCGGCCAACCGGATAGGCTGTGAGGAGATGGGCGGCTACGACCCCCTGAAGGCCCACCCTTTCTTTGAGACCATCTCTTGGGAGAACCTCGACCTGCAGACGCCCCCCAAACTCACCCCCTACCTGCCCGCCATGTCTGAGGATGACGAGGACTGCTATGGAAAC TACGATGACCTCCTCAGCCAGTTCAGCAGCATGCAGGTGGCCCAGTCCAGCTCCTCACACTCCCTGTCTGTACAAGAGTCGACTCCTCCTCAGAGGTCCAGCAGCAACATCGAGCAGTACATCCACGACCTGGACAACAACTCCTTCGAGCTGGACCTGCAGTTCTCTAATGAGGAGAAACAGCTTCTGCTGGAGAAGCAGAGCAATGGAAACCCCTG GCACCAATTCgtagaaaataatttaatactCAAGATGGGGCCAGTGGACAAACGGAAG GGGCTGTTTGCTCGCCGTCGTCAGCTGCTCCTGACGGAGGGGCCCCACCTTTACTACGTGGACCCGGTCAACAAGGTCCTGAAAGGGGAGATCCCCTGGTCCCCAGAGCTGCGCCCCGAGGCGAAAAACTTCAAGACGTTCTTTGTTCACACG CCCAACAGGACATATTATCTAATGGACCCTAGTGGAAATGCTGACAAATGGTGCAAGAAGATTCAAGAAGTGTGGCGGAAGATTTACCACAAGCACCAGAACACTGGCGTGTAG
- the pdpk1b gene encoding 3-phosphoinositide-dependent protein kinase 1 isoform X2 — translation MVVNHPDSSSPLAVPGASSSHCPSMEGPTTESRASPKTADKSAEPLPQSIQPRKKRPEDFKFGKILGEGSFSTVVLAREQSTGKEYAIKILEKRHIMKENKAQYVKRERDVMSILDHPFFVKLYFTFQDDEKLYFGLSYAKNGELLKYIRKIGSFDETCTRFYSAEIVCALEYLHAKGIIHRDLKPENILLSEDMHVQITDFGTAKQLPSDRNQARANSFVGTAQYVSPELLIERSACKSSDLWALGCIIYQLVAGLPPFRAGNEYLIFQKIIRLEYEFPEKFFPKAKDLVTQLLSLDPANRIGCEEMGGYDPLKAHPFFETISWENLDLQTPPKLTPYLPAMSEDDEDCYGNYDDLLSQFSSMQVAQSSSSHSLSVQESTPPQRSSSNIEQYIHDLDNNSFELDLQFSNEEKQLLLEKQSNGNPWHQFVENNLILKMGPVDKRKGLFARRRQLLLTEGPHLYYVDPVNKVLKGEIPWSPELRPEAKNFKTFFVHTPNRTYYLMDPSGNADKWCKKIQEVWRKIYHKHQNTGV, via the exons ATGGTAGTAAATCACCCAGACTCCAGCTCGCCGCTTGCTGTCCCGGGCGCAAGTAGCAGCCACTGTCCCAGCATGGAGGGCCCCACCACCGAGTCCAGGGCCTCCCCCAAGACTGCTGACAAGAGCGCCGAACCTCTGCCGCAGTCCATACAGCCGCGCAAGAAGAGGCCGGAGGACTTCAAATTTGGGAAGATTCTAGGAGAAGGCTCCTTCTCAACT GTTGTACTGGCAAGAGAACAGTCAACGGGAAAGGAATATGCAA TTAAAATCCTGGAGAAAAGGCATATCATGAAGGAGAACAAGGCGCAATATGTGAAAAGAGAACGAGATGTCATGTCCATCCTAGATCACCCATTCTTTGTCAAACTCTACTTCACATTTCAAGATGACGAGAAGCTGT ATTTTGGCCTTAGCTACGCTAAAAACGGAGAGCTGCTTAAATACATTCGCAAAATAGGTTCATTCGATGAAACGTGTACTAGATTCTACTCGGCTGAAATAGTTTGTGCACTTGAATATTTGCATGCAAAGGGGATAATTCACAG ggACCTTAAACCAGAGAATATTTTACTGAGTGAGGACATGCACGTCCAGATAACAGATTTTGGAACAGCAAAACAGCTGCCTTCCGATAGAAATCAAG CAAGAGCAAACTCGTTTGTAGGAACTGCACAGTACGTTTCCCCCGAACTGCTGATAGAGAGATCTGCCTGCAAAAG ctctGACCTCTGGGCCTTAGGTTGTATTATCTACCAGTTGGTGGCAGGCTTACCACCATTTAGAGCTGG GAATGAGTACCTAATATTTCAGAAGATAATAAGGCTGGAATATGAGTTCCCAGAGAAATTCTTCCCTAAAGCAAAGGATCTTGTCACTCAGCTTTTG TCCTTGGACCCGGCCAACCGGATAGGCTGTGAGGAGATGGGCGGCTACGACCCCCTGAAGGCCCACCCTTTCTTTGAGACCATCTCTTGGGAGAACCTCGACCTGCAGACGCCCCCCAAACTCACCCCCTACCTGCCCGCCATGTCTGAGGATGACGAGGACTGCTATGGAAAC TACGATGACCTCCTCAGCCAGTTCAGCAGCATGCAGGTGGCCCAGTCCAGCTCCTCACACTCCCTGTCTGTACAAGAGTCGACTCCTCCTCAGAGGTCCAGCAGCAACATCGAGCAGTACATCCACGACCTGGACAACAACTCCTTCGAGCTGGACCTGCAGTTCTCTAATGAGGAGAAACAGCTTCTGCTGGAGAAGCAGAGCAATGGAAACCCCTG GCACCAATTCgtagaaaataatttaatactCAAGATGGGGCCAGTGGACAAACGGAAG GGGCTGTTTGCTCGCCGTCGTCAGCTGCTCCTGACGGAGGGGCCCCACCTTTACTACGTGGACCCGGTCAACAAGGTCCTGAAAGGGGAGATCCCCTGGTCCCCAGAGCTGCGCCCCGAGGCGAAAAACTTCAAGACGTTCTTTGTTCACACG CCCAACAGGACATATTATCTAATGGACCCTAGTGGAAATGCTGACAAATGGTGCAAGAAGATTCAAGAAGTGTGGCGGAAGATTTACCACAAGCACCAGAACACTGGCGTGTAG